DNA sequence from the Synechococcus sp. MU1617 genome:
ACCCGGGCGCAACACCGTGTTCATCTCGGTGGGCCTAAGCCTGGCGGAAGCACGCGGGGCCGAGCGGTTGGTGCTGGGGGTGAATGCTGTCGACTACTCGGGTTATCCCGACTGCCGGCCCGACTACCTCAACGCCTTCCAGACCCTGGCAGACCTGGCCAGCAAAGCCGGTCGTGAGGGCCATGGCGCCCAACTCTGGGCACCCCTGGTGCAGTGGAGCAAGGTGCGCATCGTTGAAGAAGCCCTTCGCCTGGGTGTTCCGATCGAAACAACCTGGAGCTGTTACAGCGGCGGCACGCACCCCTGCGGCGTCTGCGACAGCTGCCGCATCCGTGATGCAGCACTCCGCGAGGCAGGACGGCCTGATCTCTGCAGTTCCACGCAGGCATGATCCGCCCACAACGGCTTGAACTGGCCTGGCAGGAGCCGGAAGCCATCGCCCGCCAACTGGCCCATGCCTACGGCGAGCAAGGCCTGATCTGGCTGGATGGTGACGGCAGCAGCCTGGGGCGATGGGCCACCCTGGCGGCCGAGCCGAAGGAGATCGTCTGCTGCCGCGGCCTGCCTGGTGAGCCCGGAGCCAGCAATCCCTTCGAGGCTCTGCGGGGGCTTGACCCAGGCCATTGGTGCGGCTGGCTGAGCTATGAAGCCGCTGCTTGGGTGGAACCGGGAAACCCCTGGGCCAGCGATGGCATGGCCACGCTTTGGATCGCTCGCCACGATCCGGTGCTTCGCTTTGATCTCCAAAAGCGCAAGCTGTGGATCGAAGCCAGCAGCACGGCTGCTCTGGAACACCTAAGCCAACAGCTGGCCTCCAGCACTGAGCAGCCCAAAGGCGAGCCCCCATCGATCCCCCTAGGGGCTTGGCATCACCACACCTCAGCAGATCAATACGCCGCAGGTGTGCAACGCATCCGAGATCTGATCGCAGCAGGCGACCTCTTCCAAGCCAATCTCACGGCCTGTTGCAGCACAGCCTGGCCACAGAGAAGCAGTGCCTTGGAGCTGTTTCTCACCCTTAGAGATGCCTGCCCTGCTCCCTTTGCAGGGCTGATCATCAGCAACCAGAACGAGGCGTTGCTGTCATCGTCCCCGGAGCGGTTTCTGCAGGTGAGTGCCCAGGGAGCCGTACAAACCCGGCCGATCAAAGGCACCAGGCCGCGCCATGGCAACCCTGAACAGGATGCGAACCTCGCCGTGGAACTCGTGTGCAGTGACAAGGACCGGGCCGAGAACGTGATGATCGTCGACCTGCTGCGGAATGACCTCGGTCGGGCCTGCCAGCCGGGTTCGATCCAGGTTCCCCAACTGGTGGGACTCGAAAGTTATGCCTCCGTGCATCACCTCACCTCGGTTGTGGAGGGACAGCTGAAGGCCGGATTGAGCTGGGTCGATCTCCTGGAAGCCAGTTGGCCTGGGGGGTCGATTAGCGGAGCACCGAAACTGCGGGCCTGCCAACGTCTGCATGAGCTCGAGCCCACCAGCCGCGGTCCTTACTGCGGATCCCTGCTGCGGATCGACTGGGATGGCAGCTTCGACAGCAACATCTTGATCCGCTCTTTGCTGCGCCAAGGTGACACCCTGCGGGCCCATGCCGGCTGCGGAATTGTCGCCGACTCGGATCCCCTCGGCGAAACGGAGGAGTTGATGTGGAAGCTGCAGCCGTTGCTGGAGGCGCTGACATGACCGCCTCAGTCGCCTGGATCGACGGCCAGTGGGGAACAGCAGCAAGCCTGCAGCTTCCCCTCGACGACCGAGCCCTGCTCCTAGCCGATGGCCTCTTTGAAACCGTGCTGATTCACAACGGTGAGCCGCAACTCCTGCAGGAGCACCTGCAGCGATGGAGTGACAGTGCGGCCCTGCTGGGCATGGACCCGCCACCGCAGCGAGATGCACTGGGGCCTCTGATTGAAGGCGCAATTCAGCGGAGCCAGCTGAGCGAAGCCGATGGAGCCCTGCGCCTCAACTGGAGCCGTGGCAGCACACCCCAGCGCGGAATCGGGCTTCCGGCCCCAGGACACCACCGCTTTTGGCTCACGCTCCAGGCCTGCGCACCAACGTTTTCAGCCGTCACCACCATCACCAGTCGCCATGAGCGCCGCAATGCCTCCAGTCGATTGAGCCATTGCAAGACCTTCGCCTACGGGCAATCGATCCAGGCCCGCCGGGAAGCCCAGGGCCAAGCTGCCGACGACGCGCTGCTCTTGAACACGGCTGGGTCCCTGTGCTGCGGAACGGCGGCCAATCTGCTGGTCCGGCGTCGCGGACAGTGGCTGACACCGGCTCTCAGCAGCGGCTGTCTTCCAGGAGTGATGCGAGGCCGTGCACTGGCCCAGGGCATCGCGGTGGAAACCGAGCTGGCAGCAGAGTTCGAAGCCGATGATCAGGCCGTTCTAATCAACAGTTTGAGCTGTCGACCGATCGCATCGCACAACGGTCAGCCCATGGCGGCAACGACGACTGCAGTGGAACTTTGGCAATCCTTACTCCATTGAGCCAAAGACCAGCGATGGCCTAGATCCGAAGAATCCGGCGCACAGCCTCATCCCATCCGCTGGCATGGGGAGCTGCCGCCAGCTGGAAACGCCCGGCAGCGATCCCTGAACTCAACTCGGAATGGGGTCCGTCGGGCCCGGGCACAACGACAGCGATGTCGGCCACCTCGAGCAACGGCAGATCGTTGGGGGAATCCCCCAAGGCCAAGACCTTCACGTGCTCAGCACCCAGATGACGCTTCAGGGTGGCCAAGGCCTTGCCTTTGCTGATGCCTGGGCCCAGCAGATGACCCATGCGGTTGCCCTGCACCACCGTCAGGCCTATCCGCTGCACCAGGGCCTCAAGCCGGCGACGCCCCTCCGCCGAGGGCGGAACAAAAGGCACGCTGCAGCACCGCCGCTGCGCCTGGCGCAAGGCTTCGCCGCCGAGCCCCAACAACCGCTGACCCTCCTCCTCACTGAGTTCATCCAACGGACGCAGGGGCTCGCCCAACTCACTCTGCAGGAGCTGCAACTGGGGCTTGAGCTCCGTCCACTCCGGGCCCAATAGCAGCTCCCAGGGCTCCCCTGCTGGGGTTTCACCGTGCACGGCGCCACCGTTTTCAACGATGTACGGGTCATGAAGCCCCGCCTCTGCACGAAAGCCGCGCACTTCCTCCGCCGTTTTGCTGGTGCACGGAATCACTGGAATCCGCTGCTGTTGCAGCTGGCGGATCAGATCCTTAGCCGGCGACCAGTCGTAGCCGTGATCCAGCAACGTGCCGTCGAGATCGGTCACCACCCACCACGCCGTCTCCACACTCGCGGTCATGGCTGAACCAACCAATGCACCGCATAAGGCTCTAGCGAATGCAACTGATGTGGTGCGAACACATGACCGCTCAGGCAATCGGCCCAGGGCTGGTTCAGATCGCCACCCAAGCGACTGAGGCGCAAGCTGAGGCGCGCTGCCGTGATGTTGTGAACGGCCACCAGCGTTTCCCCACCGCGGCAACGCTGCATGATGACGCGATCACTGCGATCCGCACTCAGCACCGTCATCGGGGCATCCGGGTGCAAGGCCGGATGCACAGCCCGCTCAGCCAGAGCCCGCCTCAGCACAGGGAGCAGGGCTGATGCATCGGCATCGGGATCCGCCAGGCGTCGCTCCAAGGCTTGGGCCGTGAACTGGGGCCGATTGAGATCCCGTCGATGGCCCGTGCGGCGAAAGCGGGTCAGATCATTGGGAGCCGCCAGCAACGCCGGCAGATAGAAGGCGGGGACCCCGGGCAAGGCCAGGATCAACAGTTGGGTGAGCAGGAACCGCTCCCGTTGGAGATAAGTGGGATCAATCCCCCCATCCGCCATGGCACTCCACCAGCTGATGTTGATCTCGTAGGGAACTTCGTCGCCGGAGCTCAGCATCCTGTGGCTGACCAGTCCACCCCGCTGTTCACAACCGATCAACAGCTGGAGCAAGCGCTTCTGGGGCATCAGGCCCTCCAGGGGCCTCAAGCCGATGCCGTCGTGACAGGCGGTGAAATTGAGCAGCCCTGTTTGCGGAGGCAGGTCGGGCCAACGACTCAGCCAGGCATTGAGAAGGTCGGCACGGCCACTGACGCTGGCCTCAAGCAGCAAGGGCGGCAAGGGAAAGTTGTAGGCCAGATGCGCTTCATCACCACTCCTCAAATAGGAGAGGTTTTCCTGCTCCGGCACGTTGGTCTCGGTGACCACAACGCCATCGGGTCCCACCTGATCGAGCAGCAGGCGCAGCACCTTCACCAGTTGATGGGCCTGCGGCAGATGGATGCATGAGGTGTGGGGTTCCTTCCAGACGAAACCCACGGCATCCAGACGGATCCAACGCACCCCATGCCCAGCCATGCGCTGCATCAGGCGGGCAAAGCCAAGCAGCACCTCCGCAGAACGCCAGTTGAGATCCACCTGATCGGGACCAAAGGTGGTCCAGACCTGGCGCGCGCCCTTAGGCCCCCTCAATTGCGTGAACAGATTGGAACTGCGCGGACGAACAACATCCGCCCAGCACGGATCAGGCGCGGCCTCCAGCACACAGGAGCGGCCGGGCTGTTCATCCCGCATGAACTGCTGCACCCAGGGGTGAGAGGCCGACACGTGATTGAGAACGAGGTCGGCCATCAGCCGTCGGCCCTGCGCCAAAGCAGCGAGGTCGCTCCAATCGCCGAAACGAGGCTCGAGCTTGGTGTGGCTGGCCACCGCAAAACCACCATCACTGGTGGATTGCATGAACGGCAGCACATGAACCACCGCTGCGAAGGGGTGCAGATGGCGATTCACAAACGACTTCAGCGCTTGAAGACCAGGCACACCCGCGTCAGCAATGGTGTCGGCGTAGGTGATCAAGACCACATCGCTGCCTGCCCAGCGGTCCATGGGTTCTGCCATATCGCCATCTCCTGACGATTGGCTCAAGATCTGCAGCAATTGCGACGACAACTCCTGGCCATCCCCGGAAGAATCATTCGGGTACAAATCGCCAAGCAGGGTCCGCAGCGTTTCGTCGCGCGGGGGCTGCATCGCCTTCCTCCTCAACACCGTTCAGGTATGGGGCAGGACTCTGACCTCTGTTGTTGCATCGAACACCACATGGATTTTCAGCAGGGCCTGATCAGCACCGTCCATGACTACAGCTTGGGCAATCTCGATGCGGTTGCCTTCAACCGGGAACTGAGTCAGCGACCCACCACCCTGCTGATCCCCTGCCTGATGGAGGAATTCAGCCGACCAGCCTTAGGCCTGATTCGAGACACACTTTCAGGTCTGAAGGGGCTCAACGAGCTGGTGGTGGCGTTGGCGGCCACCAGCGCCGAAGACGTCAAAGCGGCAGAAAAGTTTTTCGAAGGGATGCCCTTCCCCGTTCGGGTGCACTGGACCAACGGCCCCGCCGTCCGGGACTTGCTCGAATCCGTCGGTGAACTGGGGCTCGACGTGACCGGACCACCGGGCAAGGGCTGGGCCGTCTGGCAGGGGCTCGGGGTGGCATGCCAAGACGCTGAGGTGGTTGGCCTGTTCGATGCCGACATCAGAACCTTTGGATCGGCATATCCAGAGCGCATGCTCCGCCCCCTGCTGGATCGATCCCACGGCATTGCCTACGTGAAGGCGTTCTACAGCCGTCTTTCCCTCGAGACCCAAGCGCTTCAGGGCCGAGCAACCCGTCTCTTTGTCGGCCCACTGCTGGCCAGCCTGGAACAGGTTTTCGGCCCCCTGCCCTACTTGGCGTATCTCCAGTCATTCCGCTATCCCCTGGCTGGCGAATTCGCCTTCACCACCGATCTGGCGATGAATCTGCGGATCCCGTCGGACTGGGGACTGGAGGTGGGCCTGCTGTCTGAGGTGTATCGCCATGTGGCCTCCAGCCGAATTGCTCAAGTTGATCTGGGGTTGTTCGACCACAAACACAAGGAGCTGGGTCAGCAACCCAGCGAAGGCCTGCAACGCATGGCAGGCGAAATTTTCGGCACGGTGTTGCGCGGCCTGATGGAACACGAAGGTTGCGTGATGTCGATGGATCAACTGCCGACACTTGAAGTGCTTTACCGGCGAGTTGGCGAGGATCGCGTGCGGCAATTCGGCCTTGATTCAGCGATCAATCGGTTGCCTTACGACCGCCACGGCGAAGAACTGGCTGTTCAAAACTTCGCCGGCCTCCTACGCCCCGGCCTGGCAAAACTGATGCAAGCGCCGATTGCCCATCAACTGCCCAGCTGGTCGCGACTGCGCAGTTGCAATTCAGCCCTTCAAGCTGATCTGGCAGCAGCAGGCCAGGCAGATCGCACATCCCTGAAACGGCCGAACCACAACCCGCAACGTTTGACCTCTGAGCTCGCTGCATAAAGCCAACGCGTCAAGCCTCAGCTCAACTGATCGCGCTGGCGGGTCACCCAAGCTGTTGCAGCGCGCTGGGAATGCCATGCCTGAAGCAATTGTTTGGCCAACACTTGCAGCTGTTGTGGATCGAGGGTTGATTCAATCGCGCGATTCATCCGCTCGACATCGAATTGCTGAGTCACACTCAGGCTGACTGATTCTTCCATCCCGCAATCCCCCATATCGACAAAACAATCATGCAAACAGCGGCAAAAAAGATTTGTTTCAATCGAAACGAAAGAGTCGCGATGTTTGATCTTCAAAACCCTGAGCGGCACCCAACCCACCAAGGGGCGACCGGAATCGTGATGATCGATACAAAAGCAATCAACTCTGTATCAACTCATCTGTACCAAATCTAAAGGCGTCCTGATTCGGTGATCAATCAAACACTTCACTTGCCAAGGGGACATGAGATTGGCAGCATTCAAGATGCTCAAAATGATTGAGTGCGTTTACCAAAACGACACCAGCCGGATGGTGATCGTGAAATGCATTGGTGCCAACCACTTCTATCGAGAGAAGGTGGTGATGCCCACGGAGGTTTTTTGGTTCCAAGCGCCCAAGGATGCGCGCTTGGAAATCTGGAAAATGTCGATGACAGGGCAGATGCTGCACGTTCGTGCCGATGTGAGCGACTACGCCACGAATGAAGAGCCTGCGACCGAATCCCTCTGGGCCAGCTGAACTGACCCAGGAGAAGCCATCAAGAGCGAAGCCCTAAACGCTCAGGAACTGGTCAACAACCGTCTGACTGAGTTCGCTGGTTGAACCACTAGCAACAATGCCGCCACGTTGCATGGCGTAGTAGCGGTCAGCCTGGCGAACGAAATGGAGATGTTGCTCCACCAGCAACACCCCAATCCCAGTGTCGGCGATGATTCGCCGAACAGCAGCTTCAATGTCTTGAACAATGTTGGGCTGAATGCCCTCGGTGGGCTCATCCAACAGCAGCAACTTTGGCTTGCCGAGCAACGCACGGGCAATGGCCAATTGTTGTTGCTGACCCCCACTCAAATCCCCGCCCTTGCGCGGTAGAAACTCCTGAAGAATCGGAAACAGCTCATATACGAATGGATCGATGTGGCGATTCCGCGCCAATCCACCCGGCAACGCCTCCATCCCCAAAAGCAAGTTTTCTTCCACTGTGAGCTGGGGAATGATCTCGCGACCTTGCGGCACGTAGCCAATCCCGGCCCGAGCGCGCTGATGGGGAGCCTGACGATCCAGTTGAGAACCGTCGAGCGCCATGGTTCCGGAGCGAGGGCGCAACAGACCGATCAGTGATTTCAACAGGGTGGTTTTACCCACACCATTGCGACCGATCAAACACACCATCTCGCCCGATTTCACGCTGAGATCAACATCCCGAAGAATGTGACTTTCACCGTAAAAAGTGTTGAGGCCTTGGATCTCCAGCAAATTCGTCATGGCGTCTCCTCCTCAGTGGTGCCGAGATAAACCTCAATCACCCGGGGATCGGCCTGCACCTGATCCATCGTGCCCTCACAAAGAACATGACCCTGGTGCAGCACCGTCACCGGACTTTCAAGTCGTCGAATGAATTCCATGTCGTGCTCAATCACCAACACGGTGTGATCCCCCGCCAACGACTTGAGCAGATCCGCCGTCAAATCGGTCTCCTCGTCCGTGAGCCCAGCCACCGGCTCATCCACCAGCAACAGGTCGGGATCCTGGCCCACCAGCATGGCGATCTCAAGCCACTGTTTCTGGCCATGGGACAACGACCCAGCAGCCCAATCGGCACGGTTCTGCAGATTGACAATGCTCATCAAGTGATGAACACGGTCTCGCTGCTGCCCATTCAGGCCCCTCACCAGCAATGACCAGGGCTGCTTCGGCTGGCTCACCGCCAGAGCCAAGTTCTCCTGAACGCTGAGCTTCTCAAAAACACGAGGGCTCTGAAACTTGCGGCCGATGCCGAAGCGCGCGATGCGGTGCTCCCGTTTTCCCACCAGAGAGCGTCCCTTGAACACCACATCCCCTTCAGTGGGAGCGGTCTTGCCGGTAATCACATCGAGGAACGTGGTCTTGCCGGCGCCATTCGGACCGATCACAGCGCGCAGCTCCCCAGGCTGAAGGCTGAGGTTGAGATCGCGGAGCGCCAAAAAGCCATCAAAACTGACGGTGATTTGGCGCAACTCCAATAAAGCTGTACTCATGACTGAACCTCTTCCTGACCTTCAAGATCGAGACGTGGATAGGTCTCACTCCGACGGGCAATACCGAATCGGTTGAGCCAATTGCGAGGGCCATCACCTCGGAACCAACCAATGACGCCCTCAGGCAAGGCGGTCACCACGAGGATGAACAGGCCCCCTTGGATGAACAGCCAACTCTGGGGGAGCGCTTCGCTCACCAAACTCTTGGCGTAGTTGATGACTACGGCGCCAAGAATGGCTCCCACAAGCGTGCCTCGACCACCCACTGCAACCCAGATCACCATCTCAATCGAGAAGGGAACAGTCATGTACTGCGGCGAAACGATGCCCGACTGAACGGTGTAAAGCGCACCACCAATTCCTGCCAAACCACCAGCGATGGCGAAGACGATCGTCTTGAACAGAGTTGGGTTGTAACCCGCAAAGCGCAGCCGAGGTTCGTCATCGCGAATGGCGATCAACACATCACCGAACCGGCCCCGCACCACCCAGCGCAGAAACAGCCAGGCCAGGATCACCACCACAGAGGTCAACCAGAAGAAACCCCGCTGCATCTCCGGGGAACCCACCATCTGTCCGAACAGCTGGGTTACATCGGTTTTAAGACCGTTGGTGCCATTAATCAGCTTCTGCTGTCCGTTGAAGAAATTGAAGAAAACGAGCAGGGCAGCCTGGGTGAGGATCGAGAAGTAGACCCCCTTGATCCGGTTGCGGAACACCAGGTTGCCGAGCACAGCGGCCAAGACGGCTGGAACCAGCCAGATCGCCACCAGGGTGAACAACGGGGAATGGAACGGTTCCCAGAAGGCGGGCAAACGATCCAAGCCGTAGAGGCTGAAGAACTCGGGAATGCCGTTGGGAAGATCACCCGAGCTGTTCAGCTGCAGATACATGGCTGCCACGTAGCCGCCAAGGGCAAAAAAGATGCCCTGGCCAAGGCTGAGCAAACCGGTGAAGCCCCAGATCAAGTCGATGCCCAGGGCAACGATCGCCAGGGAGAGGAAGCGACCCAACAAATTCAGCCGAAACACCGGCAGAACAGCAGGCGCAGCAACGATGGCCGCAACGATCACCACCCAAAGGATGATCAAGGACCAACGACGTTGTTGAAATGCTTGGAACATCAGATCAAGCCTCCACCATGCGTCCCTTCTGCGGGAATAGACCCGCGGGACGGAATTGAAGGAACACCACGATCAGAGCGAACACCATCACTTGAGCCATGCTCGTGGTGGCAAAGAAATTCACCGCACCGGCCAGGGGAGCCGGCATGTCAGGCCAGATCGTCAGCAGTCGGCCAGCACCGATCAAGTCGGTGAGCAAGCCGATGGCAAAGGAAGCGAGCACGGTGCCCAACAGGTTTCCGACGCCACCGAGCACCACCACCATGAAGCAGCCCACGATGTAAGACCCGCCCACGTTGGGGCCCACCGAACCCAGCAGGGAAACAGCCACCCCCGCCACCCCGGCCAGACCGGAGCCGATGCCAAAGGTGAGCACATCAACGGTGTCGGTGGGGATCCCCAGGCAATCACTCATCGAACGGTTCTGGGTAACGGCACGAATACGCATGCCCCACACGCTTTTGTTGAGGAACCACGTCACCCCAACCACAGCAACGATCGTGATCACGATGATCACCAGACGCGGCACAGGAAAGGTGATGTCTATGAATTCGATCCCACCGCGCATCCATTTGGGTGCCGTCACATCCACGTTGCGGGAGGTGGCTCGGGCGATGCGGCTGATTTGTGAAGCCAGGCCACCCGCCAACAGCACGCCTCCCAGGGCGGAAACAGCCCAACTCCCCGCACGCACCAAGCGTGCTCGAGGCCCCGCCAGGAGAGAGGAGGGAAGCAGCAGCGGGAGGCCAAAGCCCAGCACCAGCGCCAGGATCAGGCCGGCGGCATGAGCCAGGGGAACACTCCGCACAAACTGCTGAAGAATCAAGCTGACACCCCATGTCGCCAACAACGTCTCCAGCGGGTTGCCGTAGAGCCGGCGAATCACGGTGCGTTCCAGCAGGATGCCGACCACACCACTGACGATGAAGGCCAGGGGAAGCGCCACCAGCACGTAGGCGTAGTAAACCGGCTGCAGAGCAGGAAGCTTGAAGATCAGCTGCACCACGTAGGTGGTGTAGGCCCCAAGCATGATCAGCTCGCCATGGGCGAGGTTGATCACGCCCATGAGGCCAAAGACAATGGCCAGTCCGAGGGCGGCCATCAGCAGCACCGAGCCGATGGCAACACCGTTGAACAGGCTTTCGAGAAGCAGTTGCACGGACGTGTGAAACGAAGCGTTCAATGAAACGACGAAAGGAGGAGCCCGTCACCGGGCTCCTCCCTGGAGAGCAATCAGGCTGTGATCAAAAGATCAGAGCTTGTACTTCTCGCCCTTGGCGGCATCGGTCCAGTCGCAAGCGAAGCCCTTGGAGCTGGGCTCGAACTGGTTCCAGGCCTGAGGCGCCACAGGACCATCGGTGGATTCGAGGATCTCGAACTGACCGTCAGCAGTGATCTGGCCAATGCGCACGGTCTGGGACAGGTGGTGGTTAGGCATCACGGTCACAGGACCCTGAGGCGCGTCGAACTCGATGCCGACCAGGGCCTCACGCACCTTGTCGTCGTCGAAGCTGTTGGCCTTCTCGACAGCCTTCTTCCAGAGGTAAACCATGTTGTAAGCCGACTCCTGAGGGTCAGCGACCTGCCTATCGGCGCCGTACTTGGCCTTGAAGTCAGCAGCGAACTTCTTGGATGCCGGGGTGTCGATCGACATCATGTAGTTCCAAGCGCCGTAGTGGCCCTCAAGGAACTCAGAACCGATGGTGCTGATCTCCTCTTCCGCAATGGAGTAGCTCATCACGTAGTAGCCGTTATCGGGGGTGATGCCGGCGTCCTGGATCTGCTTGAAGAAGGCAACGTTCTGGTCACCGTTCAGGGTGTTGATGATCACACCGCCGTCAGGCAGGGCCTTCTTGATCTTGGCGATGATCGGAGCAACCTCGGTGTTGCCCAGGGGCAGATAGTCCTCACCGACCACTTCGCCACCCAGGGACTTGAGCTGTTCCTTGGTGATGGTGTTGGAGGTGCGGGGGAAGACGTAGTCCGAACCCACGAGGAAGAAGGGCTTGCCAGCAGCAGGCGACTTCTCATACATGAACTTGGTGGCAGGCTCCGACTGCTGGTTCGGAGTTGCACCGGTGTAGAAGATGTTGTTGGAACACTCCTGACCCTCGTACTGAATCGGGTAGTAGAGGAAGGCGTCCTTCGACTCGTACACAGGCAGCATCGCCTTGCGGCTGGCGGAGGTCCAACCACCGAAGACGACGGGCACCTGATCCTGGTCGATCAGCTTCTTGGACTTCTCAGCGAAGGTGGGCCAGTCGGAGGCACCGTCCTCGACGATGTACTCGATCTTGTACTTCTTACCGTCAACCTCGACGCCACCGGCGGCATTGATCTCATCGATCGCCATTTTCTCGGTGTCCACCAGGGTGGACTCGGAGATGGCCATGGTGCCGGTCAGCGAGTGCAGGATGCCGACGGTGACGCTGTCGTCGTAATCAACGTTGGCAGCCTTGTCATCGCCACCGCAAGCGGTCACGGCAAGACCCAGCGACGCCGCGGCCATGCCGGCAAACAGACGCTTAGAAAGTGAAGAGCTCATGGTGTTCCACAACACAGGGATGTGCCTGACGGCAGCTGACGGAAGGTACGAATCAGCACGCCCTTGCTTTGGTATCAATCAGAACCAAATGGCGAG
Encoded proteins:
- a CDS encoding branched-chain amino acid ABC transporter permease; protein product: MQLLLESLFNGVAIGSVLLMAALGLAIVFGLMGVINLAHGELIMLGAYTTYVVQLIFKLPALQPVYYAYVLVALPLAFIVSGVVGILLERTVIRRLYGNPLETLLATWGVSLILQQFVRSVPLAHAAGLILALVLGFGLPLLLPSSLLAGPRARLVRAGSWAVSALGGVLLAGGLASQISRIARATSRNVDVTAPKWMRGGIEFIDITFPVPRLVIIVITIVAVVGVTWFLNKSVWGMRIRAVTQNRSMSDCLGIPTDTVDVLTFGIGSGLAGVAGVAVSLLGSVGPNVGGSYIVGCFMVVVLGGVGNLLGTVLASFAIGLLTDLIGAGRLLTIWPDMPAPLAGAVNFFATTSMAQVMVFALIVVFLQFRPAGLFPQKGRMVEA
- the urtC gene encoding urea ABC transporter permease subunit UrtC translates to MFQAFQQRRWSLIILWVVIVAAIVAAPAVLPVFRLNLLGRFLSLAIVALGIDLIWGFTGLLSLGQGIFFALGGYVAAMYLQLNSSGDLPNGIPEFFSLYGLDRLPAFWEPFHSPLFTLVAIWLVPAVLAAVLGNLVFRNRIKGVYFSILTQAALLVFFNFFNGQQKLINGTNGLKTDVTQLFGQMVGSPEMQRGFFWLTSVVVILAWLFLRWVVRGRFGDVLIAIRDDEPRLRFAGYNPTLFKTIVFAIAGGLAGIGGALYTVQSGIVSPQYMTVPFSIEMVIWVAVGGRGTLVGAILGAVVINYAKSLVSEALPQSWLFIQGGLFILVVTALPEGVIGWFRGDGPRNWLNRFGIARRSETYPRLDLEGQEEVQS
- the urtA gene encoding urea ABC transporter substrate-binding protein; the protein is MSSSLSKRLFAGMAAASLGLAVTACGGDDKAANVDYDDSVTVGILHSLTGTMAISESTLVDTEKMAIDEINAAGGVEVDGKKYKIEYIVEDGASDWPTFAEKSKKLIDQDQVPVVFGGWTSASRKAMLPVYESKDAFLYYPIQYEGQECSNNIFYTGATPNQQSEPATKFMYEKSPAAGKPFFLVGSDYVFPRTSNTITKEQLKSLGGEVVGEDYLPLGNTEVAPIIAKIKKALPDGGVIINTLNGDQNVAFFKQIQDAGITPDNGYYVMSYSIAEEEISTIGSEFLEGHYGAWNYMMSIDTPASKKFAADFKAKYGADRQVADPQESAYNMVYLWKKAVEKANSFDDDKVREALVGIEFDAPQGPVTVMPNHHLSQTVRIGQITADGQFEILESTDGPVAPQAWNQFEPSSKGFACDWTDAAKGEKYKL